The DNA window AAGAAGCCTGAGAAGAGTGACTCGCCTAGAATCATATCCATCATCTCCTCCACTCTATCCCATCTATGTttacaacacttagaaattAGAATTTTGATAATAGGATAGAAAACCCTCTTAATCTGTTCTGTTACAGATGCAAACTAATCACAATAATACTTATCATTTTGGATATTCCTTGAAAGGTGATAAGGTTCAAAATTTTTGCACAATATGACAGCTCAAGTTCAAGCTACATCTAATTGagcatatatatacattaaaataaaattgagattgATAAGATACAAGATATGTGGTCTTTTAAGACTTGcttcatataaaatttaaaactggAGTCAGACTgaattactttttatatttaaataaccaataaTACCACATTTTAGCAGCAGTCCCAAATTGTGTTAGGTACCAAAagacaaaaaagaaaagagaaaatccTAGAGGTCTCATAAAAAAAGTGAGAGAGCTTTCACAGACTATACAATCATACAGAAGTCCCTAATGATCGATCTGTCTATGCAAAGGCCCTTACCTTGCACAATTCAAGGTATGCCACTTGTAAATGATGTTGCCTATGATGGGTGTGGGTGGTGGTATACACAGCCGTTTGAACATAAAAGACAAACAAACATTGACCCGTTCAATCCATCATATACGCCCAACCGTGCTCATCTAGAAATGCTTGAACTGCTTCTTTTAGGGCTAAATTGGGGATCAGCTGATACTGCATCAGTGGCTCACGTGTGATGGGATCAAACGTACCCACCTAGTTATAAAGTAAGGAATGACAGTAAATTGTTATATCCTAATAAatggaagaaaaagaaaagacttgaactaataattattattattaattacctTCTGAAGATGTTCCAGGATCACGGCCCTCTCATAGGTAACTCCACTTGGAGTGATGACAGGGTCACGAAATATGTCAAGAGTGATTCTACAACAAAGGTAATCCGGCACCTGAGAAAGTTCATATAAAAGTTGGCCAAGGGAATTGAAAACTGCCTTCATTTTTTAGGTTTGGGACTTAAAGAAGAACATGGGCAACACGAAGCTCTCACCTCTGTCGGCGTGTCAGCTTTGGCTGCATCTGTAAATACTCGTCCAATAGCCTCCAGCTGTTTTTTTTGGGCTTTTAAAATCTCGTCTTGAAATCCTTCTTTACATGATAGCTCTCGCAAATGTCTCTCTTTAAGAGCAGACTCGCAAGACTCTCTGCAGAATAGAAGAGAACATTCctatcttatttaatttgtgaAAATCTTAACATAAAAGGGAAACAGCAACAACATACTTTAAAGTTTGCAGTTCCCAAGAACGGCTGGTAGATTCATGCTCCCATCCAAGATATTTAGCTTTTGCAAGCTCTTGCCATATTTCCTCAACAATGTAACTCTTAGGATTTGCACCCCTCCCAAGTTCTAAAGCCTGCAAGA is part of the Impatiens glandulifera chromosome 1, dImpGla2.1, whole genome shotgun sequence genome and encodes:
- the LOC124915447 gene encoding E3 ubiquitin-protein ligase CHIP-like — encoded protein: MAPTPVVSTGTIQAEKLRQNGNIYFKKDRFAAAIDAYTEAITLCPNVPVYWTNRALCHRRRNDWMKVEEDCRRAIQLDHGSVKGHYMLGLALLQRQGYAEGIKELDKALELGRGANPKSYIVEEIWQELAKAKYLGWEHESTSRSWELQTLKESCESALKERHLRELSCKEGFQDEILKAQKKQLEAIGRVFTDAAKADTPTEVPDYLCCRITLDIFRDPVITPSGVTYERAVILEHLQKVGTFDPITREPLMQYQLIPNLALKEAVQAFLDEHGWAYMMD